Proteins encoded in a region of the Moritella marina ATCC 15381 genome:
- a CDS encoding tyrosine-type recombinase/integrase → MSIIKVIIPEFQVYTPTTVEPEGTKFYPFKLEDSEESYQAELADDFEIDTFNHFPLLLLPDRTLWEHANNYLLHKLESFNLPHSSTLSSIADSIKYFGNYCVDFKINYLVCTRKSNSPLRKYRRYLSDRILKRELSVSTVKSHMSNLVNFYRHLVNVEHISFGYPPWHDREAKVIINGQLKEVKTSDVLQAIKGGKSTARKREECTYEGHIIDGAELRPLDEDEQGILITALKQLNNIEMTFIFLIGLCTGARLQTILTLRYENFNHEPDAAVNEVVIYAGLTNKNGSGLVDSKADKDIAIYFPIELYQKIKIYLHSERAIKRRKKSVYKPTNVDFHYLFLSQQGHPFYISKADYNSKFYKKIPTGQTVTTFVCERLKPKLIELGFLGSFKFHDTRATFGMNIVNYGLENIDSENNIGRSIDLLFRFVKVRMNHNDLATTQQYLDFNQNQKIVKEAKVGWEKHLKSMLEITDA, encoded by the coding sequence ATGTCAATTATCAAAGTTATAATCCCTGAGTTTCAAGTCTACACGCCAACAACCGTTGAACCTGAAGGTACGAAATTTTATCCGTTTAAGTTAGAGGACTCGGAAGAAAGCTATCAAGCTGAGCTAGCTGATGATTTTGAAATAGATACTTTTAATCATTTTCCATTATTGCTGTTACCTGATCGAACTCTCTGGGAACATGCTAATAACTATCTTTTGCATAAACTTGAATCCTTCAATCTACCACACTCTAGCACACTAAGTAGTATTGCTGACTCTATAAAATATTTTGGTAATTATTGTGTAGACTTCAAAATTAATTATTTAGTTTGCACACGAAAATCAAACTCACCCCTGAGAAAATACCGACGCTATCTATCGGATAGAATACTTAAAAGAGAGTTGTCGGTATCTACAGTAAAATCCCATATGTCTAATTTAGTTAATTTCTATCGCCACTTAGTCAATGTTGAACATATTAGCTTTGGGTATCCTCCTTGGCATGACCGAGAAGCTAAAGTTATTATTAATGGGCAGTTGAAAGAGGTGAAGACCTCTGATGTTTTACAAGCTATAAAAGGTGGTAAGTCAACAGCGAGAAAACGGGAGGAATGTACTTATGAAGGTCATATTATTGATGGAGCAGAGTTACGTCCTTTAGATGAAGATGAACAAGGTATTTTGATTACTGCTTTGAAACAACTGAATAATATTGAAATGACCTTCATTTTCTTAATCGGTTTGTGTACGGGAGCTAGATTACAAACGATATTAACACTTAGATATGAAAATTTTAATCATGAGCCTGATGCTGCAGTGAATGAAGTGGTTATATATGCAGGGTTGACTAATAAAAATGGAAGTGGATTAGTTGATAGTAAAGCTGACAAAGATATCGCTATATATTTCCCTATTGAATTATACCAAAAGATTAAGATTTATCTGCATTCAGAACGTGCAATTAAACGTCGTAAAAAAAGTGTGTATAAACCAACAAATGTAGACTTTCATTATCTTTTTCTATCCCAACAAGGTCATCCTTTTTATATTTCTAAAGCTGATTATAATTCAAAGTTTTACAAAAAAATACCAACGGGACAAACTGTTACTACGTTTGTTTGTGAGCGATTGAAGCCAAAACTTATCGAGCTAGGATTTCTAGGTAGTTTTAAATTTCATGATACTAGAGCAACATTTGGAATGAATATTGTTAATTATGGATTGGAGAATATTGACTCTGAAAACAATATAGGGCGATCTATAGATCTATTGTTCCGCTTTGTAAAAGTTAGAATGAACCATAATGATTTGGCAACTACACAGCAATATTTAGATTTTAATCAAAATCAAAAAATAGTTAAAGAAGCTAAGGTTGGATGGGAAAAACACTTAAAATCAATGTTGGAAATAACTGATGCCTGA
- a CDS encoding IS3 family transposase (programmed frameshift), which translates to MTKARTTYSVAFKHDAANLVLDKGYSIQEACDAVGVGYTAMRRWVAQLKQEHGGITPTAKAMTPDQIRIQELEAKIKQIEWEKDILKKGFRSFNAGQHQTIDLIAALSRDNHSIKKLCVLFEIPRSSFHYRLKYRGVTKPERAVLRQKVIAIHSRSRGSAGARTISGQLNQAGESVGRYKAARLMEEVGIVSKQPNKHKYKISEDVSKIAPNRLNRQFDVETVNQVWCGDVTYVWAGNKWMYLAVVMDLFARKIVGWACSDSPNTDLTCAALRMAYESRGRPKNVMFHSDQGCHYTSLQFRQALWKYQITQSMSRRGNCWDNAPMERFFRSFKTEWMPKECYNTFAEAERDTLKYILQHYNTKRGHSYNNYLSPVIMEAAA; encoded by the exons ATGACAAAAGCGCGAACAACATATTCAGTAGCATTCAAGCATGATGCTGCAAACTTAGTCCTGGATAAAGGCTACTCGATACAAGAAGCCTGTGATGCCGTCGGTGTTGGATACACGGCAATGAGACGATGGGTAGCTCAACTTAAGCAAGAACATGGCGGGATAACACCGACTGCAAAGGCTATGACGCCAGACCAAATACGTATTCAAGAGCTTGAAGCCAAAATTAAGCAAATTGAATGGGAGAAAGACATATTAAAAAAAG GCTTCCGCTCTTTTAATGCAGGACAGCATCAAACGATAGATTTGATAGCCGCGTTATCAAGAGATAATCATTCAATAAAGAAGCTATGTGTGTTATTTGAAATACCTCGCAGTAGCTTCCATTATCGACTTAAATACCGCGGTGTAACAAAGCCGGAACGAGCTGTATTACGTCAAAAAGTCATTGCTATACACAGCCGTAGTCGAGGTTCAGCTGGCGCGAGAACCATCTCAGGCCAACTTAATCAAGCAGGGGAAAGTGTCGGTAGATACAAAGCAGCAAGATTGATGGAAGAAGTCGGCATTGTCAGTAAACAGCCGAATAAACATAAGTATAAGATATCTGAGGATGTATCGAAAATCGCACCGAACCGACTAAATAGGCAGTTTGATGTTGAAACAGTCAATCAAGTTTGGTGTGGCGATGTGACCTATGTTTGGGCTGGAAATAAATGGATGTACCTAGCTGTAGTCATGGATTTATTTGCACGTAAAATTGTGGGTTGGGCATGCTCAGATAGCCCAAACACAGATTTAACTTGTGCGGCGCTACGTATGGCTTACGAAAGCCGAGGCCGACCAAAAAATGTGATGTTTCATTCAGACCAAGGTTGTCATTACACGAGCCTTCAATTCAGACAAGCGTTGTGGAAATACCAAATAACGCAAAGTATGAGTCGACGCGGAAATTGTTGGGACAACGCCCCAATGGAACGATTTTTTAGAAGTTTTAAAACAGAGTGGATGCCAAAGGAATGCTATAACACCTTTGCTGAAGCTGAGCGAGATACGCTCAAATATATACTGCAGCATTACAATACAAAACGAGGCCATAGTTATAATAACTATTTGTCGCCAGTGATTATGGAAGCTGCAGCTTAA
- a CDS encoding indolepyruvate ferredoxin oxidoreductase subunit alpha, whose protein sequence is MTYFVGSSCVDCKDQSCVNVCPVDAFHDAIDMLVINPDLCISCSSCETECPEFAISNYDSFQEEEYCFIEINKKLSKSHSRISS, encoded by the coding sequence ATGACGTATTTTGTAGGCTCTTCATGCGTAGATTGCAAAGATCAAAGTTGTGTTAATGTTTGCCCTGTTGATGCATTTCATGATGCCATTGACATGTTGGTTATAAATCCCGACTTATGTATTTCTTGTAGTTCTTGCGAAACTGAATGTCCAGAATTTGCAATATCTAATTATGATTCATTCCAAGAAGAAGAATATTGTTTTATTGAAATAAATAAAAAACTATCTAAATCGCACTCTAGAATAAGCAGTTAG
- a CDS encoding 2OG-Fe dioxygenase family protein — protein MQLDNKGYRILNFPDVDKSIHDSFSNLKLDEYASGGTRYRRFSQYKLQFNDHEWNMDVLPHKAYMTYSKFNSVAGGIKRYYEPLESDFTEQILSAVKQVKLDSNDDWQINVHQYRVVSSKDRPGIPVPEGVHQDGHDYVAIFVFNRYGIEGGEMSLLKSNNIEDAFYTGTIKPGEVAILDDRSMFHYVTDIRAIDERGYRDTVVVAFSKWKDRWYGEEFENKVLGEG, from the coding sequence ATGCAGTTAGATAATAAAGGTTATAGAATTCTTAACTTTCCAGATGTAGATAAAAGCATACATGATAGTTTCTCTAACTTAAAACTAGATGAGTATGCTTCAGGTGGAACTCGGTATCGTCGATTTTCTCAATATAAACTTCAGTTTAATGATCACGAATGGAATATGGATGTACTACCTCATAAAGCGTACATGACATATTCTAAATTTAATAGTGTAGCCGGAGGGATTAAGCGTTATTACGAACCATTAGAATCTGATTTTACAGAACAAATATTATCCGCAGTCAAACAGGTAAAATTGGATTCGAATGATGATTGGCAGATTAATGTACACCAATATAGAGTTGTATCCAGTAAAGATCGGCCTGGAATACCCGTTCCTGAGGGGGTGCATCAAGATGGGCATGATTATGTGGCTATATTTGTATTTAATAGGTACGGGATTGAAGGCGGTGAAATGAGTTTATTAAAAAGCAATAACATCGAGGACGCTTTCTATACCGGTACAATTAAACCAGGAGAGGTTGCTATTCTTGATGATCGTAGCATGTTTCATTACGTAACAGATATACGGGCCATTGACGAACGAGGATACCGAGATACTGTTGTTGTAGCATTCTCTAAGTGGAAAGATCGGTGGTACGGTGAAGAATTTGAAAATAAAGTATTAGGAGAAGGTTAA
- the argC gene encoding N-acetyl-gamma-glutamyl-phosphate reductase, with product MKKYHVFIDGQEGTTGLQIKERLKLHPNIELLTIKDNKRKDIKEKKEIMSAADVTVLCLPDHVARESAKLATSVGCRVLDASSAHRTNANWIYGLPELNISQRHSIRAANLVANPGCYATGAILLLHPLRDLIFNSSIAINAISGYSGGGKNLINKYEKRGPAYEAYSLDMDHKHIPEIKMWSSLATTPTMMPAVGNFYQGMLVFIPLNMNLAKTPEEVHHQISNYYDNEPFIAVKEYQSSNEAYSPSLLTPHGLEGKNNVEIYVFGNGKQTLLAAKLDNLGKGASGAAVQNLNIMLDLEESICTDLKGYS from the coding sequence ATGAAAAAGTATCATGTTTTTATTGATGGTCAGGAAGGTACTACAGGATTACAAATTAAAGAAAGATTAAAGTTGCATCCGAATATTGAACTATTGACTATAAAAGACAATAAACGTAAAGATATTAAAGAAAAAAAGGAGATAATGAGTGCAGCTGATGTGACTGTGCTGTGCCTTCCAGATCATGTAGCTAGAGAATCTGCAAAACTAGCAACCTCGGTTGGATGTAGAGTGCTTGATGCAAGCTCTGCTCACCGAACTAACGCAAACTGGATTTATGGCTTACCTGAATTAAACATATCTCAACGACACTCGATTAGAGCTGCAAACTTAGTAGCGAATCCAGGATGTTATGCGACAGGAGCCATATTATTACTACATCCATTAAGAGATTTGATATTCAATTCCAGTATAGCCATTAATGCCATTTCTGGCTATAGTGGCGGTGGTAAAAATCTGATTAATAAGTATGAAAAAAGAGGTCCAGCCTATGAGGCTTATAGTTTAGATATGGACCATAAACATATTCCAGAAATAAAAATGTGGTCGTCTCTCGCCACTACCCCAACTATGATGCCTGCGGTCGGAAATTTTTATCAAGGAATGCTAGTATTTATTCCTCTTAACATGAATTTAGCTAAAACACCTGAAGAAGTTCATCATCAAATCTCAAATTATTATGATAATGAACCATTTATAGCGGTAAAAGAATATCAAAGTTCGAATGAAGCATATTCACCTTCTCTGCTTACACCCCATGGTCTTGAAGGTAAAAATAATGTTGAAATTTATGTTTTTGGCAACGGAAAACAAACGCTACTAGCAGCAAAATTGGATAACCTTGGTAAGGGCGCGTCAGGGGCAGCAGTGCAAAACTTAAATATTATGTTAGACCTAGAGGAATCTATTTGTACAGATTTAAAGGGTTATTCATGA
- a CDS encoding glyceraldehyde 3-phosphate dehydrogenase NAD-binding domain-containing protein, with translation MTIRVAVNGYGRIGRCVVRALYESNKLHRIKIVAINELAEPEAVCHLTKYDSSHGRFSFPVELQDGFLKIGDDLIALLTNPTLETLSWHEHDVDIVLDCTGRYNSKADAELHIEAGASKVIFSHPADHNVDATIVLGVNDHKLIGNEKIVSAASCTSNCVLPIINTLDEAFGINCGSITTIHAAMNDQPVTDSYNNDLRKTRAASQSIIPINTKLATGIERILPKFLNKFEAISVRVPTINVTAIDLTIAMNQNVTVEDINDSLRRISKTKLRGILDYTEEPLASIDFNHESYSCIIDGTQTRVSGGNLVKILAWCDNEWGFANRLLDIIELLE, from the coding sequence ATGACAATTAGAGTGGCAGTTAATGGATATGGTCGGATTGGACGCTGTGTTGTCCGAGCCTTATATGAAAGTAATAAATTACATAGGATTAAAATTGTTGCAATAAATGAGCTTGCAGAACCTGAAGCAGTTTGTCATTTAACTAAATATGATTCTAGTCATGGCCGCTTTTCTTTTCCTGTAGAATTACAAGATGGCTTCTTAAAGATTGGAGATGACTTAATTGCATTATTAACTAATCCAACACTTGAAACGTTGTCTTGGCATGAACATGATGTTGACATTGTTCTAGATTGTACAGGTCGATACAATTCAAAAGCCGATGCCGAACTCCACATCGAAGCTGGAGCATCAAAAGTTATATTTTCTCATCCAGCAGATCATAATGTAGACGCGACTATCGTTTTGGGTGTTAATGATCATAAATTAATAGGAAATGAAAAAATTGTATCCGCAGCATCCTGTACTTCAAATTGTGTATTACCAATTATCAATACTCTTGATGAAGCGTTTGGTATTAATTGCGGTTCAATTACGACCATACATGCAGCAATGAATGATCAGCCTGTTACTGATTCATATAATAATGATTTACGTAAAACCCGCGCAGCTAGTCAATCTATTATACCAATCAATACTAAACTCGCGACTGGGATTGAGCGTATACTACCAAAGTTTTTAAATAAATTTGAAGCAATTTCAGTTCGAGTTCCAACAATTAATGTAACAGCCATAGACTTAACGATAGCAATGAATCAGAATGTTACAGTAGAAGATATTAATGACAGCTTACGACGTATATCTAAAACAAAGTTACGGGGTATTCTTGATTATACAGAAGAACCATTGGCTTCTATTGATTTTAATCATGAATCATACTCCTGTATTATTGATGGGACACAAACTAGAGTTAGTGGGGGTAACTTAGTGAAAATATTAGCATGGTGTGATAATGAATGGGGCTTTGCAAATCGGTTATTAGATATCATAGAACTGTTAGAATGA
- a CDS encoding helix-turn-helix domain-containing protein has protein sequence MKDLAINVGLKIKVRRKEIGVSQDKLALLADIDRSYVGRIERGEVNITLEKLYEIAEVLDCDAKDLLP, from the coding sequence ATGAAAGACTTAGCGATTAATGTTGGATTAAAAATTAAAGTTAGAAGAAAAGAAATCGGGGTTTCTCAAGATAAACTCGCGTTGCTAGCCGATATTGATCGATCGTATGTGGGCCGTATTGAACGTGGCGAAGTAAATATTACGCTAGAAAAGCTATATGAGATTGCTGAAGTGTTAGATTGTGATGCTAAAGACTTACTACCATAG
- a CDS encoding GNAT family N-acetyltransferase has product MNYSYRLAKNKDLNEIVDIYNHSVKTLESTCDIEPITLSSRQPSFTKQLNDPIRPFWVAELTNVGITKVVGYLNFSYFMNERPGYYVTADLAIYLHPKYQGKGVGSFLLSNAIEKAPSLGIQTLCTTIFDSNIASKKLFKKHNFQDWGLMPGVAMLNGVNKDLRIVGRTL; this is encoded by the coding sequence GTGAATTATTCTTATCGCTTAGCTAAAAACAAAGATCTTAATGAGATTGTAGATATCTACAATCATTCTGTAAAAACTTTAGAAAGTACATGTGACATTGAGCCTATTACCTTATCATCAAGACAACCCTCATTTACAAAACAATTGAATGACCCGATTCGACCATTTTGGGTTGCCGAATTAACTAACGTAGGCATAACGAAAGTTGTCGGTTATCTGAACTTCTCTTATTTTATGAATGAACGACCTGGATATTACGTTACAGCGGACCTTGCGATTTACCTTCATCCGAAATATCAGGGTAAAGGTGTAGGTAGTTTTTTATTGAGTAACGCGATTGAGAAAGCTCCATCACTTGGCATTCAAACATTATGTACGACAATTTTCGATTCTAATATAGCAAGCAAAAAATTATTTAAAAAACATAATTTTCAAGATTGGGGGTTAATGCCAGGCGTCGCAATGTTAAATGGAGTCAATAAAGATTTGAGAATTGTAGGCCGAACTTTGTAA
- a CDS encoding transposase, with translation MSKHSRELKLIIAQECLGGKSSRILSNELSISSRQIRYWTQVFSIHGKNAFLLNSYASSAKTKLQALKLMWTNGWSLTHTSPVLNQSSPGSLSVWLKTYNESGFRGLERSSIGRPPMKQSKTPVKLDNEMTMEELKEELAYLRAENAVLKKLEELEQAKRRQTKKRR, from the coding sequence ATGTCCAAACATAGTCGTGAGTTAAAACTCATTATTGCACAAGAGTGTCTAGGTGGTAAATCATCTAGGATACTCTCAAATGAATTATCCATATCTTCTCGGCAGATTCGATATTGGACTCAAGTTTTTTCCATTCATGGAAAAAACGCATTCCTACTCAATTCATATGCTAGTAGTGCAAAAACAAAGCTACAAGCATTAAAGTTAATGTGGACAAATGGCTGGTCCCTCACTCACACTAGTCCCGTATTAAATCAGTCTTCTCCTGGTTCACTTTCTGTATGGCTAAAAACATATAACGAATCAGGCTTTAGGGGGCTTGAACGTTCCTCAATAGGCAGACCTCCAATGAAACAATCTAAAACGCCCGTAAAACTAGATAATGAAATGACAATGGAGGAGCTGAAAGAAGAGCTTGCTTACCTACGGGCTGAGAATGCCGTGTTAAAAAAGTTGGAAGAGCTAGAACAGGCAAAGCGCCGCCAAACAAAGAAAAGGCGATAG
- a CDS encoding ThiF family adenylyltransferase — translation METIKREVLFSRMIGLISESELLSLENKRVAVPGCGGTGFTYAECLIRMGVGNINIADADTFGPENMNRQFGCTMETVGLKKSAVLEQRLKSINPNVNIATVDFIDEDNIHQYLDGVDVVCDTLDFFVIEPRRLLYKVAREKNIPVIICCPVAFGVTSHIFLPNAMSFDEYFDINDQESEQDQLIKFGNGLTPSSLFKSYATSPSLDFQNKKVASLSSSCLMATSYGSNIALMLLLGYETGFKPVPYCYQFDIRSGQFEEVLKK, via the coding sequence ATGGAAACAATCAAAAGAGAAGTGTTGTTTAGTCGTATGATCGGGTTGATCTCGGAAAGTGAACTGCTATCACTTGAGAATAAAAGAGTCGCAGTTCCCGGCTGTGGAGGAACGGGTTTTACTTATGCTGAATGCTTAATTAGAATGGGCGTTGGGAATATTAATATAGCTGATGCTGATACATTTGGCCCCGAAAATATGAACCGACAGTTTGGATGTACAATGGAAACTGTTGGTTTAAAAAAGTCAGCTGTTTTAGAACAACGCTTAAAGAGCATTAACCCTAATGTAAATATAGCAACTGTGGATTTTATTGACGAAGATAACATTCATCAATATTTAGACGGTGTTGATGTCGTGTGTGACACTTTAGATTTTTTTGTTATCGAACCACGTCGATTACTTTATAAAGTGGCTCGAGAAAAAAATATACCAGTAATTATATGTTGTCCTGTAGCATTTGGAGTTACTTCGCACATATTTTTACCTAATGCTATGTCATTTGATGAATACTTTGATATAAATGATCAAGAATCTGAGCAAGATCAGCTTATAAAGTTTGGGAATGGATTAACTCCATCATCATTATTTAAATCGTATGCTACTTCTCCAAGTCTTGACTTTCAAAATAAAAAGGTCGCATCTTTAAGTTCATCTTGCTTGATGGCTACCTCATACGGTTCAAATATCGCACTCATGTTATTACTTGGATATGAAACTGGGTTCAAACCTGTTCCTTATTGTTATCAATTTGATATTCGTTCTGGTCAATTTGAAGAAGTTTTAAAAAAGTAA
- the dapF gene encoding diaminopimelate epimerase, which translates to MMRIPFDKYHVSGNDYLICAQTDWELPINTTYIKSLCDRCNGIGADGILFWSTSTEHKWSLRIYNSDGTECEKSANGLLIFAQYLKDNGLSQHRTIEIFLCKLAETIKVNEFADGCDSVQLGRYYFSSDKIPVRSNKETFIDQQVVIGDEKFNLNCVSLGNPHCVIFVDRELSMDEVINKGRLIGQSTLFPDKANVIFALIRSETLIKIEVWERGAGYIQSSGMCACAAAILSYTRKYTKNKVTIEMQGGEVTVMLNGRDEVSLSGKAELICSGDVAPHIIN; encoded by the coding sequence ATGATGAGAATACCGTTTGATAAATATCATGTATCAGGTAATGACTATTTAATCTGTGCTCAAACAGACTGGGAATTACCAATCAACACTACCTATATCAAATCACTTTGTGATAGATGTAACGGTATTGGAGCTGATGGTATATTATTTTGGTCGACATCTACTGAGCATAAATGGTCTTTAAGGATATATAATTCAGATGGTACTGAGTGTGAAAAAAGTGCTAATGGACTCTTAATTTTTGCTCAATATCTTAAAGATAATGGATTATCTCAACATCGCACTATTGAAATTTTCTTATGCAAGCTAGCTGAAACTATTAAAGTTAATGAGTTCGCAGATGGTTGTGACTCTGTACAGCTAGGTCGTTATTATTTTTCTTCCGATAAAATACCGGTTAGATCTAATAAAGAAACATTTATTGATCAGCAAGTTGTGATTGGAGATGAAAAATTCAATTTAAACTGTGTATCATTAGGTAATCCTCACTGTGTTATATTTGTAGATCGAGAATTATCTATGGATGAGGTTATTAATAAAGGAAGACTTATTGGGCAATCAACTCTGTTCCCAGATAAAGCAAACGTGATATTCGCTTTAATTCGATCTGAGACATTAATAAAAATAGAAGTATGGGAAAGAGGCGCAGGGTACATACAAAGCTCAGGGATGTGTGCATGCGCAGCAGCAATACTATCGTATACACGTAAATATACGAAAAATAAAGTTACTATTGAAATGCAAGGAGGCGAGGTAACAGTCATGTTAAATGGACGTGATGAAGTTAGTTTATCGGGTAAAGCTGAATTGATCTGTTCTGGTGATGTGGCCCCCCACATTATTAATTAA
- a CDS encoding pyridoxal phosphate-dependent aminotransferase translates to MKIQDWVFKEAYGKYSLDLGDSNAPCLRISDFNLNDYDAPLEYGRNVGTLNLTNLVAQLYQRSPNEVGISHGSQEAMYLLYRTILTTGDHVITFSPGWEQAWEVPNLIGCRVTKLEYNDDYSFNIEKIIQEITPFTKLIVINSPCNPTGKILSEFQKKQLIELVEARGILLLVDEEYLTNLSNSLVNNSLNVISVSSLSKVYGAPGLRIGWMCGSESIITKAMSYKHHTTISNSILCEEIAISILKNRKNYMEKYNKLLSDGYEILKTWGESHKNKIRIIEPQGTPFAWIEFINNTDSLMISRKLLNEKAILVMPAEVFGKCNGIRLTFARKPSELYQGLRGLSECF, encoded by the coding sequence TTGAAAATACAGGATTGGGTATTTAAAGAAGCTTATGGCAAATATTCTCTAGATCTAGGCGATAGCAATGCTCCTTGTTTGAGAATATCAGATTTCAATTTGAATGATTACGATGCTCCATTAGAATATGGACGAAATGTTGGTACTTTAAACCTTACAAACTTGGTTGCTCAGTTATATCAGAGATCTCCAAACGAAGTAGGTATATCACATGGTTCTCAAGAAGCTATGTACCTTTTATATAGAACAATTTTAACTACAGGCGACCATGTGATTACCTTTTCACCTGGTTGGGAGCAAGCATGGGAGGTTCCTAATCTAATAGGATGTCGAGTTACCAAATTAGAATATAATGATGATTATAGTTTCAATATAGAGAAAATTATACAAGAAATCACTCCATTTACTAAGCTAATTGTTATAAATTCACCTTGTAACCCTACGGGAAAGATCTTGTCTGAGTTTCAAAAAAAACAGTTGATTGAGTTAGTTGAAGCTCGTGGTATTTTGTTGCTGGTTGATGAAGAATACCTTACCAACTTATCAAACTCGCTAGTAAACAATAGTTTAAATGTAATATCCGTATCTAGTTTATCGAAAGTATATGGTGCACCAGGCTTAAGAATTGGGTGGATGTGTGGTTCTGAAAGTATTATCACAAAAGCTATGAGTTATAAACACCACACAACTATTTCTAATTCAATTCTTTGTGAAGAAATCGCAATATCCATATTAAAAAATCGTAAGAATTATATGGAAAAATATAATAAGTTACTATCTGATGGTTATGAAATTTTAAAGACGTGGGGGGAAAGCCATAAAAATAAGATACGTATTATTGAGCCTCAGGGAACTCCTTTTGCGTGGATTGAATTTATAAATAATACCGACTCACTAATGATCAGCCGTAAGTTACTAAATGAAAAGGCTATTCTAGTAATGCCTGCGGAAGTTTTCGGGAAATGTAATGGTATTAGATTGACTTTCGCAAGAAAACCTTCAGAACTTTATCAGGGACTAAGAGGATTATCTGAATGTTTTTAG
- a CDS encoding iron-containing redox enzyme family protein, producing the protein MELIIKLSDKLRNMLKSDSKQWDDWNKNFSFREELYLSCVELTKEAYERGSDKALFEVHEILELIYEHEFSMTKLEYVNCEKRPIIYDVSSTLEKAMLSYEYNKISDCELDNIPRNGKSFLIWLKKIISEHSSSVHPLYNEFISNHAEKEHLAFYLAQESSLDPKFDDILALMQIGLDVDSKLELAGNYYDEMGNGVKSKVHSKMFAATLNELGVDQQYLDRNMLPSAKISGNISAALALSRNHYFKAIGYYGVTEFLAPRRFKHVVKAFRRCNISKIGIEYHDLHITVDAIHAQGWFNNVILPALESMPEVGREIAIGAILRLNSSEVYLDELLTVFEAERLAS; encoded by the coding sequence ATGGAATTGATTATTAAATTGTCGGACAAACTTAGGAATATGCTTAAGTCGGACAGTAAACAGTGGGATGATTGGAATAAGAATTTTTCATTTAGAGAAGAGTTATATCTATCTTGCGTTGAATTAACGAAAGAGGCGTACGAAAGAGGCTCAGATAAAGCTTTATTTGAAGTACATGAAATACTAGAACTTATATATGAACATGAATTTTCTATGACTAAACTAGAATACGTGAATTGTGAAAAAAGGCCTATTATTTATGATGTGTCTTCTACACTAGAAAAAGCAATGCTTAGTTATGAATACAACAAAATAAGCGATTGTGAATTAGATAACATTCCTAGAAATGGTAAAAGTTTTTTGATATGGCTTAAAAAAATAATTTCAGAACACTCCTCCAGCGTTCATCCTTTATATAATGAATTCATAAGTAATCATGCTGAAAAAGAACACCTAGCTTTTTACTTAGCTCAAGAAAGCAGCTTAGACCCTAAATTCGATGATATATTGGCATTAATGCAAATTGGTCTTGATGTAGATTCTAAATTGGAGTTAGCTGGTAATTATTATGATGAAATGGGAAATGGCGTAAAATCTAAAGTACATTCAAAAATGTTTGCTGCGACATTAAATGAACTTGGCGTAGATCAGCAATATCTGGATAGAAACATGCTTCCCAGTGCTAAAATATCAGGGAATATTTCAGCTGCTTTAGCTTTATCTCGGAATCATTACTTTAAAGCAATTGGGTACTACGGTGTTACTGAGTTCCTAGCTCCCAGACGTTTTAAACATGTAGTGAAAGCATTTCGTAGGTGTAACATATCTAAAATTGGAATTGAGTATCACGATTTACATATAACTGTTGATGCCATACATGCTCAAGGATGGTTTAATAATGTAATTTTACCTGCTTTAGAGTCTATGCCTGAAGTAGGACGAGAAATTGCTATAGGGGCGATACTACGCCTTAATTCATCTGAAGTCTACCTTGATGAGCTATTAACTGTTTTTGAAGCAGAGAGATTAGCATCTTAA